A single window of Streptomyces aquilus DNA harbors:
- a CDS encoding medium chain dehydrogenase/reductase family protein — protein sequence MSAAEMIEVVLPGKVEPEGLQVRLGAVPSAGPGQVVVRMEATGVSFAEQQMRRGRYYDQPPFPFVPGYDMVGTVLAAGDGVGAGLVGTRVAALLKVGGWASHVVLDATDVVPVPDGIGAAEAETVVINGITAWQMLHRKARIRAGRTVLVHGANGGVGSVLVQLAQAAGADVIGTASARHHAALRERGVSPIDYRTEDIPARVRELAPRGVDAVFDHVGGRGIVDSWRLLAPGGTLVSYGTASTRDDEGSKQWPVLKLLGRIWLWNALPNRRRAYFFNVWAGRALNRGRFQARLRADLSEVFEALRRGEITAQIAAELPLAQAAEAMRLAESGTVAGKVVLRA from the coding sequence ATGAGCGCCGCAGAAATGATCGAGGTCGTGCTGCCGGGCAAGGTCGAGCCGGAGGGACTGCAGGTGCGGCTGGGTGCCGTCCCGAGTGCCGGGCCGGGGCAGGTCGTCGTCCGCATGGAGGCGACCGGTGTCTCCTTCGCGGAGCAGCAGATGCGCCGCGGCCGCTACTACGACCAGCCGCCCTTCCCCTTCGTCCCCGGCTACGACATGGTCGGCACCGTGCTGGCGGCCGGGGACGGGGTCGGCGCCGGTCTCGTCGGTACCCGGGTGGCCGCGCTGCTGAAGGTGGGCGGCTGGGCCAGCCACGTCGTCCTCGACGCCACCGACGTGGTGCCGGTCCCGGACGGGATCGGCGCGGCGGAGGCGGAGACCGTGGTCATCAACGGCATCACGGCCTGGCAGATGCTGCACCGCAAGGCCCGCATCCGCGCCGGGCGGACCGTCCTGGTGCACGGCGCCAACGGGGGAGTCGGCTCGGTCCTGGTCCAACTCGCCCAAGCCGCCGGGGCCGATGTGATCGGCACTGCCTCCGCGCGTCACCACGCCGCTCTGCGGGAGCGGGGGGTGAGCCCGATCGACTACCGCACCGAGGACATCCCCGCCCGCGTCCGCGAGCTCGCCCCGCGCGGCGTGGACGCCGTCTTCGACCACGTCGGCGGCCGCGGCATCGTCGACTCCTGGCGCCTGCTCGCGCCTGGCGGCACCCTCGTCTCCTACGGCACCGCCTCCACCCGCGACGACGAGGGCTCCAAGCAGTGGCCCGTCCTCAAGCTGCTCGGCCGGATCTGGCTGTGGAACGCCCTGCCCAACCGCCGCCGCGCCTACTTCTTCAACGTTTGGGCCGGCCGGGCCCTGAACCGCGGCCGTTTCCAGGCCCGGCTGCGCGCCGACCTCAGCGAGGTCTTCGAAGCGCTCCGGCGCGGTGAGATCACCGCTCAGATCGCCGCCGAACTGCCCCTCGCCCAGGCTGCCGAGGCGATGCGACTGGCCGAGTCCGGCACCGTCGCCGGAAAGGTCGTCCTGCGCGCCTGA
- a CDS encoding flavin reductase family protein, producing MTDLDPFTDLLDYPMYVVTAQADGEKAGCLVGFASQCSIQPARFMVWLSKANRTYRVAEHTDRLAVHLLRRGQDQLARLFGGETGDHTDKFTQVPWHAGPGGPPVLDEAPAWFVGRVENRIDGGDHVGFLLAPEATEGVMGSHTPVLTLSDTHDIAPGHPAN from the coding sequence GTGACCGATCTCGACCCTTTCACCGATCTGCTCGACTACCCGATGTACGTCGTGACCGCGCAGGCCGACGGGGAAAAGGCCGGATGTCTGGTCGGATTCGCCTCGCAGTGCTCGATTCAGCCCGCCCGGTTCATGGTCTGGCTGTCCAAAGCCAACCGGACCTACCGTGTGGCCGAGCACACCGACCGACTCGCGGTCCATCTCCTGCGCCGCGGCCAGGACCAGTTGGCCCGGCTCTTCGGCGGTGAGACCGGCGACCACACCGACAAGTTCACCCAGGTCCCGTGGCACGCGGGACCGGGCGGTCCACCGGTTTTGGACGAGGCTCCCGCCTGGTTCGTCGGCCGCGTGGAGAACCGGATCGACGGCGGCGACCACGTCGGTTTTCTGCTCGCCCCTGAGGCGACGGAGGGTGTCATGGGCAGCCACACCCCCGTACTGACATTAAGCGACACCCATGACATCGCTCCGGGCCACCCGGCGAACTGA
- a CDS encoding SigE family RNA polymerase sigma factor yields the protein MDGADPAPPHQRADCPEVAFEDFVARRSAALFRGAYVLTGSREAAEDLVQETLERACRRWRKVAATESPEAYVRRIMVNLANDRWRRFRRSPRLEVMDEASAADEYARLDSRDQLVRALLQLPMGMRTVVVLRYFHDMPDTEIAADLGISATTVRSQLARGLDKLRAQLPSPGLQLTEEVAP from the coding sequence ATGGATGGTGCCGACCCGGCGCCGCCTCACCAGCGGGCCGATTGCCCGGAAGTGGCGTTCGAGGACTTCGTCGCGCGCAGGTCGGCGGCGCTGTTCCGCGGGGCCTACGTTCTGACTGGCAGCCGTGAGGCCGCCGAGGACCTGGTTCAAGAGACTCTGGAGCGCGCGTGCCGTCGCTGGCGGAAGGTCGCGGCAACCGAGTCCCCTGAAGCCTATGTGCGGCGGATCATGGTGAATCTGGCCAACGACCGCTGGCGCCGATTCCGGCGTTCCCCTCGGCTGGAGGTCATGGACGAGGCTTCAGCTGCGGACGAGTACGCCCGCTTGGACAGCCGGGACCAGCTCGTTCGCGCGCTGCTCCAGCTACCGATGGGCATGCGCACGGTCGTCGTACTGCGGTACTTCCACGACATGCCGGACACCGAGATAGCCGCAGATCTCGGGATCTCTGCCACCACGGTGCGTTCCCAGCTCGCCCGGGGCTTGGACAAGCTGCGCGCTCAGCTTCCCAGTCCTGGCCTGCAGCTGACCGAGGAGGTCGCCCCATGA
- a CDS encoding DUF2690 domain-containing protein, translating to MVRRRHPSGFRFRLAPSLRALLLALTLAGGSVFVSSGPASAASCKGAECTGQNPATMGCDSDARLLEEIDETDHSLRFYYSGTCDASWAYVTVDPTSDIIPQAANIFYVPQLGGSEASLSAGYVNQDDVAKATPMVGGDAMAKGCSADDGPGFDPAPETWKQQGTAGECTQWH from the coding sequence ATGGTCAGGCGAAGACACCCATCCGGCTTCCGCTTCCGGCTCGCTCCTTCGCTCAGAGCCCTGCTGCTGGCCCTCACTCTGGCCGGCGGCTCGGTGTTCGTCTCGTCGGGCCCGGCGTCGGCCGCCAGCTGCAAAGGAGCGGAGTGCACCGGCCAGAACCCGGCGACGATGGGTTGCGACAGCGACGCCCGGCTCCTGGAAGAGATCGACGAGACGGACCATTCCCTGCGGTTCTACTACTCGGGCACCTGTGACGCCTCGTGGGCGTATGTGACAGTCGATCCGACGTCGGACATCATTCCGCAGGCCGCCAACATCTTCTACGTCCCCCAACTTGGCGGCAGCGAGGCGTCGTTGTCCGCCGGATACGTGAACCAGGACGACGTGGCCAAGGCGACGCCCATGGTGGGCGGCGACGCGATGGCGAAGGGATGCTCCGCCGATGACGGCCCGGGATTCGACCCGGCTCCGGAGACCTGGAAGCAGCAAGGGACAGCGGGGGAGTGCACCCAATGGCACTGA
- a CDS encoding SMI1/KNR4 family protein, with protein sequence MAPASWAALRPPADPAAIARAQEETGAEFPDQLVRLFELHDGADHTEAGAFFPGEARLLSVQEATVLTRRLSGSIDSDEVLGVWWHPQWIPFSANHDGASCCFVDARPGPGYGKVGYFFMESGGECGRWDSLASFTENLADAVENVTKLRGYVPFVKDDALSWD encoded by the coding sequence ATGGCACCCGCGAGCTGGGCCGCGCTCCGGCCGCCCGCTGATCCCGCGGCGATCGCGAGGGCACAGGAGGAAACGGGGGCCGAGTTTCCCGACCAGCTGGTACGTCTCTTCGAACTGCATGACGGCGCCGACCACACCGAAGCGGGCGCCTTCTTCCCGGGCGAGGCACGGCTGCTCTCCGTCCAGGAGGCCACCGTGCTGACCAGAAGGCTGAGCGGTTCCATCGACAGCGACGAGGTTCTCGGGGTGTGGTGGCACCCGCAGTGGATTCCCTTCTCGGCCAACCACGACGGGGCCAGTTGCTGCTTCGTCGACGCTCGTCCCGGGCCCGGCTACGGGAAGGTGGGCTATTTCTTCATGGAGAGCGGCGGAGAGTGCGGGCGGTGGGATTCGCTCGCCTCTTTCACCGAGAACCTGGCCGACGCGGTCGAGAACGTCACGAAACTGCGCGGCTATGTGCCTTTCGTCAAGGACGACGCACTGTCCTGGGACTGA
- a CDS encoding cellulose binding domain-containing protein — translation MAATAQPPMASAAATEVLGNATHFDGLGSPYGGCGLPQRELDSQDFVALNVFNTPGDYSGSYPRPVPDSKASIKGAFDNGRNCGRWVKVTIGDYCTGTNDGAPGQPFCRNGSWVADKYNGATLTMLVADSCADANAWCRDDPNHLDLATDSLNRFRIGGTPVGAMYPDRWNNRHVSWSFVPAPDYSGDIRIGFLRGAQRYWPAIAVSHLPNGVHGIQYLANGTWTDATMNSDMGQSYVIGATASGGSDFTIRIRDAADAWLGGGRTYSFSLPSGCAGGCAQDYTAVPYATDTSGGTPSPTPAPSPSGDTACTAQWKLTGSWQGGYQADVTVTNTGSRPITGWSVHHTLPGGVTVANRWNAVVDPSRPATTVHNASYNGSLAPGASTTWGMTLSGDDRDLGTPLCTAS, via the coding sequence GTGGCCGCAACCGCCCAGCCGCCCATGGCGAGCGCCGCCGCCACTGAGGTCCTGGGCAACGCGACCCACTTCGACGGGCTCGGGAGCCCCTACGGCGGCTGTGGTCTGCCGCAGCGCGAACTGGACAGCCAGGACTTCGTGGCGCTCAACGTGTTCAACACACCCGGCGACTACTCGGGCTCCTACCCGCGCCCGGTGCCGGACTCAAAGGCATCGATCAAGGGTGCCTTCGACAACGGCCGCAACTGCGGCCGCTGGGTCAAGGTCACCATCGGGGATTACTGCACCGGCACCAACGACGGCGCCCCTGGCCAGCCCTTCTGCCGCAACGGCTCCTGGGTGGCCGACAAGTACAACGGCGCCACCCTGACCATGCTCGTCGCGGACAGCTGTGCCGATGCCAACGCCTGGTGCCGGGACGACCCGAACCACCTCGACCTGGCGACCGATTCCCTCAACCGCTTCCGGATCGGCGGCACCCCCGTGGGGGCGATGTACCCGGACCGCTGGAACAACCGTCATGTGTCCTGGAGCTTCGTCCCGGCTCCGGACTACAGCGGCGACATCCGTATCGGCTTCCTCAGGGGAGCCCAGCGGTACTGGCCCGCCATCGCCGTCTCCCATTTGCCCAACGGCGTCCACGGCATCCAGTACCTGGCGAACGGCACTTGGACCGACGCCACCATGAACAGCGACATGGGGCAGTCCTATGTCATCGGCGCGACGGCCTCCGGCGGAAGCGACTTCACCATACGGATCCGCGACGCCGCCGACGCCTGGCTGGGCGGCGGCCGTACGTACTCCTTCTCGCTGCCGTCGGGCTGCGCGGGAGGCTGCGCGCAGGACTACACCGCCGTCCCCTACGCCACTGACACCTCTGGAGGGACACCGTCTCCCACTCCCGCGCCGAGCCCCTCCGGCGACACCGCCTGCACGGCGCAGTGGAAGCTGACCGGCTCATGGCAGGGCGGGTACCAGGCTGACGTCACGGTCACCAACACCGGGTCCCGGCCGATCACCGGCTGGTCGGTACACCACACCCTGCCGGGCGGTGTGACCGTGGCGAACCGCTGGAACGCGGTGGTGGATCCGTCCCGTCCCGCCACCACCGTGCACAACGCCTCCTACAACGGCTCCCTCGCGCCAGGCGCATCGACGACCTGGGGGATGACGCTCAGCGGCGACGACCGAGACCTCGGCACACCCCTCTGCACCGCGTCCTGA
- a CDS encoding NAD-dependent epimerase/dehydratase family protein: MQTVLGAGGPIADELVNELHRNHTKEIRLVSRRPVRVNDTDELVAADLTDADATSRAVAGSDIAYLTVGLPLDSELWERQFPVMMRNVIDACAEHGTKLVFFDNTYMYPGTPTPQTESTAFAPGGRKGRVRGQIATMLLEAMRAGRVEALIGRAPEFYGPGRTTSYTNSLVFDRIKAGKRPFVPVDAHARRSLIWTPDASRALALLGNTPDAYGQTWHLPVAPDRQSYAQLIGIAGEVTGRKIGYTVLPMLAFRLGRRFVKPLDEMFELLARYRDDNIFDSSKFAARFPDFPVTGYREGVERILAG; the protein is encoded by the coding sequence ATGCAGACCGTTCTCGGCGCCGGCGGGCCGATCGCCGACGAGCTCGTGAACGAGCTCCACCGCAACCACACCAAGGAGATCCGCCTCGTCAGCCGCAGGCCGGTGAGGGTGAACGACACCGACGAGCTCGTGGCCGCGGACCTCACCGACGCCGACGCCACCAGCCGTGCCGTCGCGGGCAGCGACATCGCCTACCTCACCGTCGGCCTGCCCCTGGACTCGGAGCTGTGGGAGCGACAGTTCCCCGTCATGATGCGCAACGTCATCGACGCCTGCGCCGAACACGGCACGAAGCTCGTCTTCTTCGACAACACCTACATGTATCCCGGAACGCCGACGCCCCAGACCGAGTCGACAGCATTCGCGCCGGGCGGACGCAAGGGACGGGTCCGCGGACAGATCGCCACCATGCTGCTCGAGGCCATGCGGGCCGGACGGGTCGAAGCCCTGATCGGCCGCGCGCCCGAGTTCTACGGCCCCGGCCGGACGACGAGCTACACGAACTCGTTGGTGTTCGACCGGATCAAGGCAGGCAAGCGGCCGTTCGTCCCGGTCGACGCCCATGCCAGGCGGTCCCTGATCTGGACCCCCGACGCGAGCCGCGCTCTCGCCCTGCTCGGCAACACACCGGATGCCTACGGCCAGACGTGGCACCTGCCGGTCGCCCCGGACCGGCAGTCCTACGCCCAGCTCATCGGGATCGCCGGCGAGGTCACCGGCCGCAAGATCGGCTACACGGTGCTGCCGATGCTCGCTTTCCGTCTCGGGCGCCGCTTCGTCAAGCCGCTCGACGAGATGTTCGAGCTGCTCGCCCGCTACCGTGACGACAACATCTTCGACAGCTCGAAGTTCGCGGCCCGCTTTCCCGACTTCCCGGTCACGGGCTATCGGGAGGGAGTGGAGCGGATCCTCGCCGGCTGA
- a CDS encoding SRPBCC family protein gives MFTIDADAPVIVRLTAVIDAPLERVWALHTDIDAWADWNTDVDQARLDGPLLPGNSFHWKTHGMDITSTIREVVPGRRLVWGGPAGGIDGVHVWTFEQTGSQVTVRTEESWSGAPVDAAPQQLGQALEQSLTAWLACLKIRAEQAG, from the coding sequence ATGTTCACCATTGACGCCGACGCCCCCGTCATCGTCCGCCTGACCGCCGTGATCGACGCCCCGCTGGAGCGCGTCTGGGCTCTGCACACCGACATCGACGCCTGGGCCGACTGGAACACCGACGTCGACCAGGCCCGGCTCGACGGCCCGCTGCTGCCCGGGAACTCCTTCCACTGGAAGACCCACGGCATGGACATCACCTCCACGATCCGTGAGGTCGTCCCCGGCCGGCGCCTGGTCTGGGGCGGCCCGGCAGGCGGCATCGACGGCGTCCACGTGTGGACCTTCGAGCAGACAGGCAGTCAGGTCACCGTCCGCACCGAGGAGTCATGGAGCGGCGCCCCCGTCGACGCCGCCCCCCAGCAGCTCGGTCAGGCCCTGGAACAGTCCCTGACCGCCTGGCTCGCGTGCCTGAAGATCCGCGCCGAGCAGGCCGGCTGA
- a CDS encoding transposase, with amino-acid sequence MGFARLFHREPGRRGRERHETARLCAFRQGRRTVLGLNEWRGLRTLLTAWITKENLRNLLARACTGADRHQVGHARWKFLTWCANSDIHDVRQLAVTVDRWWPEIEAFIDTGHSNARSEGINRVIKLVARNAFGFRNADNQRLRTRYVTTRRARGHLRTAQLRRPGKGRRFRGDRLHRIRRGRVLPSDRGLVRRHQQPGQGGCAP; translated from the coding sequence GTGGGATTCGCTCGCCTCTTTCACCGAGAACCTGGCCGACGCGGTCGAGAACGTCACGAAACTGCGCGGCTATGTGCCTTTCGTCAAGGACGACGCACTGTCCTGGGACTGAACGAATGGCGGGGGCTTCGAACCCTGCTGACGGCATGGATAACCAAGGAGAACCTCCGCAACCTCCTCGCGCGCGCCTGCACCGGCGCCGACCGCCATCAAGTCGGCCACGCCCGCTGGAAGTTCCTCACCTGGTGCGCTAACTCCGACATCCACGACGTGAGGCAACTCGCCGTCACCGTCGACCGCTGGTGGCCGGAGATCGAAGCGTTCATCGACACCGGGCACAGCAACGCCAGGAGCGAAGGCATCAACCGCGTGATCAAGCTCGTCGCGCGCAACGCGTTCGGCTTCCGCAATGCCGACAACCAACGACTACGGACACGCTACGTCACCACACGCCGAGCCCGCGGACACCTCCGCACCGCTCAACTTCGAAGACCCGGAAAAGGTCGACGGTTCCGCGGGGATCGTCTACATCGCATTCGTCGTGGACGTGTTCTCCCGAGCGATCGTGGGCTGGTCCGCCGCCACCAGCAACCGGGCCAAGGCGGATGTGCGCCCTAG
- a CDS encoding SRPBCC family protein, with protein MRILTATKFAAATAGAVLLATGTAHALNDDKPTAATTSAAGAATHTAAATIAADAATHTDDVQIDAGAPVITRDSILIHAPLHTVWKIQTDVENWPTWQPDVDVVVKDTPGRLRPGSVFRWTTEGLNITSTVKQVDYGKRLAWGGPAQGITAIHVWTFTPTTDGVLVHTEESWTGDPVTAHQATLQTALDNSLHNWVNNLKHQAESQVGK; from the coding sequence ATGCGCATCCTCACCGCGACGAAGTTCGCCGCCGCCACCGCCGGCGCTGTCCTCCTCGCCACCGGCACCGCCCACGCCCTCAACGACGACAAGCCCACCGCCGCCACCACCAGCGCGGCCGGCGCCGCCACTCACACCGCCGCCGCCACCATCGCGGCCGACGCCGCCACTCACACCGACGACGTGCAGATCGACGCCGGCGCCCCGGTCATCACCCGCGACAGCATCCTCATCCACGCCCCCCTGCACACTGTCTGGAAGATCCAGACCGACGTCGAGAACTGGCCCACCTGGCAGCCCGACGTCGACGTCGTCGTCAAGGACACCCCCGGACGCCTGCGTCCCGGCTCCGTCTTCCGCTGGACCACCGAGGGACTGAACATCACCTCCACCGTCAAGCAGGTCGACTACGGCAAGCGCCTGGCCTGGGGCGGCCCCGCCCAGGGCATCACCGCCATCCACGTATGGACCTTCACCCCGACCACCGACGGTGTCCTCGTCCACACCGAGGAATCCTGGACCGGCGACCCCGTCACCGCCCACCAGGCCACCCTGCAGACCGCCCTGGACAACTCCCTCCACAACTGGGTCAACAACCTCAAGCACCAGGCAGAAAGCCAGGTTGGCAAGTAG
- a CDS encoding TetR/AcrR family transcriptional regulator, protein MAIAGKEAPRERYRAQLRAEIKQHAWEQITAAGAPGLSLNAIAKQMGMSGPALYRYFASRDDLITELIRDAYRSLADTIQATADSGADLAGLGHALRAWALDDPQRYFLIYGTPVPGYHAPDDITTIASEIMDALLDAAQASGTLAGTADDSRLEAHLAEHRGWAADHPAPPAALGSALLFWTRLHGILSLELAGQFTGMGLDPAELYEHELRHLTR, encoded by the coding sequence ATGGCCATCGCGGGCAAAGAGGCCCCACGTGAGCGCTACCGCGCCCAGCTACGCGCCGAGATCAAGCAGCACGCCTGGGAACAGATCACCGCCGCCGGGGCGCCGGGGTTGTCCCTGAACGCCATCGCCAAACAGATGGGTATGAGCGGCCCCGCGCTTTACCGGTACTTCGCCAGTCGGGACGATCTGATCACCGAGCTGATCCGCGACGCCTACCGCAGCCTCGCCGACACCATCCAGGCCACCGCCGACTCCGGCGCGGACCTGGCCGGACTGGGACACGCCCTGCGCGCCTGGGCCCTGGACGACCCCCAGCGCTACTTCCTCATCTACGGCACACCCGTCCCCGGCTACCACGCCCCCGACGACATCACCACGATCGCCTCCGAGATCATGGACGCCCTCCTCGACGCCGCCCAGGCCAGCGGCACCCTCGCCGGCACTGCGGACGACTCCCGCTTGGAGGCCCACCTCGCCGAGCACCGCGGGTGGGCAGCCGACCACCCGGCACCCCCGGCCGCCCTGGGCAGCGCCCTGCTCTTCTGGACCCGCCTGCACGGCATCCTCTCCCTGGAACTGGCAGGCCAGTTCACCGGCATGGGACTCGACCCGGCCGAGCTGTACGAGCACGAACTGCGGCACCTGACCCGGTAG
- a CDS encoding cellulose-binding domain-containing protein: protein MTSLRVRRHRLPLWALVLTVVAVALPAIATSHAQGAVTGCTVTYTTNEWSGGFTAQIRVTNLGATLNGWRLEWAYGGDQQVTSAWNAQVTQSGSAVTAVNAAHNAALATGGSVDFGLQGTWRTADPAPTAFALNGAPCGGTTTPTPTTTPTPTPTATAPAECAGAGATICSDFEDQSGTVPSGDWQTTAPDCQGTGRVSVDTSVAYSGTRSLRVDGGAGYCNHVFAASTRDLSSVGPVVYVRMRVRHTTALPLNHVTFVSMPDASQGGKALRVGGQNGALQWNRESDDATLPEQSPAGVSLSTPLATGRWLCLRYQIDTTTQSMRTWVDDQEIAGLHVDGVPTQNVDGQWLARRTPPRPTGLRLGWESYGTGDDTLWFDDVALGSSPIGC from the coding sequence ATGACTTCATTACGCGTGCGCCGCCACCGGCTGCCTCTGTGGGCATTGGTGCTGACGGTGGTGGCGGTTGCCCTTCCCGCCATCGCGACGTCGCACGCACAGGGCGCAGTGACGGGCTGCACGGTCACGTACACCACCAACGAGTGGTCCGGCGGCTTCACCGCCCAGATCCGCGTCACGAATCTCGGCGCCACCCTGAACGGCTGGCGGCTGGAATGGGCCTACGGCGGCGACCAGCAGGTCACGTCCGCCTGGAACGCGCAGGTCACCCAGTCGGGCAGCGCGGTGACCGCCGTGAACGCCGCGCACAATGCCGCGCTCGCCACCGGCGGGTCCGTGGACTTCGGCCTCCAGGGCACCTGGCGCACCGCGGACCCCGCCCCCACCGCCTTCGCCCTCAACGGCGCTCCGTGCGGCGGAACCACGACTCCCACGCCGACTACGACGCCGACGCCGACTCCGACGGCCACGGCTCCGGCCGAATGCGCCGGGGCCGGGGCGACGATCTGCTCCGACTTCGAGGACCAGAGCGGCACCGTACCCTCGGGCGACTGGCAGACCACGGCACCTGACTGCCAGGGAACGGGGAGGGTCAGCGTCGACACGTCCGTCGCCTACAGCGGCACCAGGTCGCTGCGCGTCGACGGCGGCGCCGGCTACTGCAACCACGTCTTCGCAGCCTCCACCCGCGATCTGTCCTCCGTCGGGCCTGTGGTGTACGTGCGGATGCGGGTCCGGCACACCACCGCCCTGCCCCTCAACCACGTCACCTTCGTGTCCATGCCGGACGCCTCCCAGGGCGGTAAGGCGCTGCGCGTCGGCGGGCAGAACGGCGCGCTGCAGTGGAACCGTGAGAGCGACGACGCGACGTTGCCGGAACAGAGCCCGGCGGGTGTCTCGCTCAGCACCCCGCTGGCGACCGGCCGGTGGCTGTGCCTGCGGTACCAGATCGACACCACTACCCAGTCCATGCGCACCTGGGTCGACGACCAGGAGATCGCCGGACTGCACGTGGACGGGGTGCCGACCCAGAACGTCGACGGACAGTGGCTCGCCCGCAGGACCCCTCCCCGCCCCACCGGCCTGCGCCTGGGCTGGGAGAGCTACGGCACCGGAGACGACACTCTCTGGTTCGACGACGTGGCCCTGGGCTCCTCACCCATCGGCTGCTGA
- a CDS encoding oxygenase MpaB family protein → MGGGLFARVAGPDGPRNRALIHQTPGPRWFAPDRPVRRVHGDASMFIGGLSALLLQSLHPRAMAAVAAHSGFRGDPWGRLQRTSTFLATTTYGTAAHAETACAQVRAVHERIAGVTPDGEPYRASDPHLLCWVHIAEVDSFLRAHQRYGAHPLTAAECDGYVEDMARIAEALGVPDPPRTRDQLARRLDAYRPELRSTAPAREAARFLLLNPPVPLAARLPYGVLAANAVSALPGWAADELRLPRLPVVDGLCVRPLGSVMTAAIRWAMAPARSAVTAPSDAA, encoded by the coding sequence CTGGGCGGCGGGCTCTTCGCCCGGGTCGCCGGCCCCGACGGCCCGCGCAACCGGGCCCTGATCCACCAGACCCCCGGCCCTCGCTGGTTCGCGCCGGACCGGCCGGTGCGGCGGGTGCACGGCGACGCGTCGATGTTCATCGGCGGGCTCTCCGCCCTGCTCCTGCAGTCCCTTCACCCGCGGGCGATGGCGGCGGTGGCCGCCCACTCCGGCTTCCGGGGGGACCCCTGGGGCCGCCTCCAGCGCACCAGCACCTTCCTGGCGACGACGACGTACGGCACGGCCGCGCACGCGGAGACCGCGTGCGCGCAGGTCCGGGCCGTGCACGAGCGGATCGCGGGCGTCACCCCCGACGGCGAGCCCTACCGGGCCTCCGACCCGCACCTGCTGTGCTGGGTACACATCGCCGAGGTCGACAGCTTCCTACGCGCCCACCAGCGCTACGGCGCGCACCCGCTGACGGCCGCGGAGTGCGACGGCTACGTCGAGGACATGGCCCGCATCGCGGAGGCGCTCGGGGTCCCCGACCCGCCGCGCACCCGGGACCAGCTCGCGCGTCGCCTCGACGCCTACCGTCCGGAACTGCGCTCCACCGCGCCGGCCCGGGAGGCGGCCCGCTTCCTGCTGCTCAATCCGCCGGTGCCGCTCGCCGCCCGGCTGCCGTACGGGGTGCTGGCCGCGAACGCGGTGTCCGCGCTGCCCGGCTGGGCCGCCGACGAGCTGCGGCTGCCTCGGCTGCCGGTGGTGGACGGGCTGTGCGTGCGGCCGCTCGGCTCGGTTATGACCGCGGCGATCCGCTGGGCGATGGCCCCGGCCCGTTCCGCCGTGACGGCCCCGTCGGACGCGGCCTGA